The Mus pahari chromosome 2, PAHARI_EIJ_v1.1, whole genome shotgun sequence genomic interval GCAATTGCCCTGTTTTGTTGCATCTAAAGAGCCTTGGGCATTTTTAACAATCGCTGCTTTATTCTGCCTCATAAACTCATACCTATATGGCCAAATGCCAAGGGGTCTGTGGTAAACATTAAGTGACCCTGGAAGGTTCTGCTGTCCGCTGAAGAATGGAGTCTACATAGCTAAAATGACACTGATAACTGGAAAAAATAACTAGAAAGGCCTctaggagtgtgtgtgtcttgtctgtctgtctctcacccAGTAAGCAAGAACTGAGAGGCAAATTACCACCCAGGTGGCATCTTCACTCTCAAAGCCAGAAAAATCCATGCGACAGTTGACACAATGCCACTGGCACTCCTCCACCCACATAGACTTGATGGCAAGGAAGAGGACAAGAGATTTGGTGACTTCAGCTCACATCTGCTGAGCTGAAAGGCCAGGCCTGAACTGATCCTATTGCCCAAGGTCTCGTTAATAACTGGGGGTGGAGAATCTTCCCTCTCTCAGGAAGCAAGAATTGCTGGCTTTAGTACACTGCCCACATGTTTGCTTTGGACTGCTAAGTAAGAATATCTACTCTCCCAGCTACATTTGGCTCACCAATAACAATAGCCCTCAACAGCTTCCAGAGTAGAAACTGGAGGAAGATTAAGTGAAAGAAGCAGGGCCAGTTACAGGACTGAGACAGTCACTGACAAACTGCCTTGCACCTCCTCATCCCAAGCTCTCTGATACAGATGGTCTTTATACCAGCAAGACCAGACTATAGGAAGACTAAATCTTTTATTGACATCTATTCAGCAGCTGGCAACCCTGGCCTTCATCCCATGTCCTTTAAACGGATGTGCAATGGCCATCTTGCACATCCAAGTTCATTGCAGAGTTCCATCATTTATGGTACCAATGTAATCCATCTCCACCAGTCAGGTGCCACCAGTCCATCCCAGATGGCCTTGCTTAGACCTAAGTACTGGCTTTCAGAGCAGCTTTGTACTTCCCTGTCATCTCCTTGGGTAAGGGCACCAGGCCAGGGCAGGGCACCTGACCTTCTACTTCACACATGCACTCCCGCAGACAGTACTTCCGGGGGCCAAAGTTGCCTGGATGAAAGCGCTGCTGCTTttccagctcctcctccctgAGGGTCTCCCTGCCAAGGAACACACAGAGTAGCAAAACATGACCAGGGGCTCCAGACAGGGGCAGCCTCTTCCATGTGAGGGGAAAGGCACTCGGAAACAGACCACTGGAGCATCCCATGGGGACAGGGGCTAGGGGGTTAGGGGATAGAGGGCTAGGAGGGGTGAAGGAGCCTGTGTCTTGGCTTCCCATCCTTCCTATTCTTCCTCATTAAAGAACATGGGAACCTAGTCTAAGCTTCCCTTTAGCTACATGCATGTCAAGGCTGGGGTAACCCTTGCTCACTGTCACAGCAAGGAAATGGACAAGAGATTTAGTGACTTCAGCTAATATctgctgagagaaagaaaggccagGCCTGAACTGATCCTACTGTCCAAGGTCTTGTTACTAACTAGGGCTGGAGAACCTTCCCTCGCCATACCCTCTGTACATGTCCCCTTCACTTTCACATTTTTTGGAGCTGAGTTTTGCTCCTGTCAGGTCAACCCAGCAACTCACTCTTTCTTGCCCAAGATTTTCTTTATGTGCTCCATGATCTCCTTATTACTCTTCGTCTCCACGTCTACCAGGACTTGCTCCCCAGAATCTGCAAATAAGAGGCACGAGGGTAGGAGAGCTGAGGATTCAGGCATACTTCTCTGCCTCAAAAGCCTGGGACTGCCAAGATGTGCTCCATACCTGTGGCCTTGCAAGGCAAGACCACTATGgtctccaacttgcttttagtAGTAgagttcaatattttttttaaatatctagattatgtatatatgtgcatcggTGCACAAAAGTGTTAGGTACCtaaggagtccagaagagagtgtgagcccccacaacccccaggagctggaattacaggtaacTCTAACCTACAGCTACCTATAACCATGAGAGGCATGCTCAATAGCAGACTTACCACCAAATGGGACAGAACCAAATAAACTATTCTATTTATGGGCAACTGTTTTCAGCAAAGATGGCAAGAAAATTTGAACTTAAGCTTTTTTATCAAACACTGGAACTGGCTACTCACATGCAAATAAAcattaggaaaaaattaaaatggaccAAAGACATAAAACTAATACTGTGTAATTAGTCTTTCCCATAAGGTACAGGGCTGGCAGAGGGACTACCAGCTCAAGCAAATGGCTTTGCTAGGTCATGGACAGCTCCAATCCCAGATACCCACCCAGCTCCCAACCAGGGACAGGTCCTTTCTCCCACTGACTCTACCatccagaaatggaaaaggaatttCCCCAAGAGATTCTTGTTTACATGAAATTCAGAGGCAAAGCAGGTAGGCATACAGTGGCCATATcaaatcctagcatttgagagggccagccaggattacacaatCCCATCTCAAAAAGTCCTAACCTACTGTCCCTGAAGAAAGGGACTGAATGCCAAAGGGAAGTATCTTGGTTCTCACTATAGACCTGTTCTATGCCATGCAATGACTTCATCACATATCCAGGGCTAGCTGTGGCTCCAAGCTATaatacttgcctagcaagcacacaGAAGCCCTAAGAACACAAAATCCTATGACTGCCTTCCTTCACCACAGGACTTTGTTGACCATCTTGCTGCTTTCCTGTGTATTCTGTCTCTCATACGCagaacacccccctccccactacatacacacagagcagaGCTCTTTGCCCATGGACTCCTGACTGCCCAGCACCTGGCCCCAAACTGCCCCTCAGTGACATTTTCTATATGCTGCACACCTAGTGTGCTTTCTGTGGCACTTTCTGTTATCCATGAACCAGGAGTGCTAGTGCCTAGCATCAGAACAAGCAAGCAGAGCACCCACAAGACATGGTGGGAGCAGAAAGAAGACTGTGCTCAGCCCTGAGGAGTACTAGGTTCCTGAGAGCCAAATCCAGGCCTAAAGGAtatttggtttgggggttttgcaGTGTAGtacactttaccactgagctacggACATACATCTCCAGCAGAGGATCTCTGTTTTCATTCTGTAAGCTCACAGGCAAAGAGTGAAGACACAGTAGCACAGAGCGGCAAAGGAATGTGGCTAAACTGGACCACATGACAGGCAGAGGACAACTAGAGATGAGCTGAAGAAAGACAGGTGAAGGAGCTGGGTCTCGATCTCAGGAGCCACTGGGTAGCTGGCAAGGGAAGCTAAGGCCACACACAGCTGCTTACAGCTGGAAAGGGATGGGTGGTTCTTCCTTGCCTCACTCACCTAGGTAGAACCGCAGGAAGGGCGATGGTGTCATGTTCTTAAACAGCATGATCTGCACCCAAGGATTCTTGTACTGGATCTGAGGGATGTTGAAAAACACAAATTTCCTGCAAAAAGCAAGAAATGAACCCATGTAACAGCTCTCTAGAAATGAACCACGTAACAGCTCTCTAGAACCCAcgtgcatctccatgtctgatgccaAGAAactccagctctccagctctccagctccagctttgttgactgcaccTTACTTCTTTCTCTTATACTGTTTCCATACCCTGTTGGCAGCTCTCCTTAGTAGGTATCCCacgactctggcatctccaatatcttGGGGTCTACAATGCAATCTAGGCTCTAGCTTTACAGCTTCATACAATGGGCTCTCAGAAACCCCCTTGTAGGAACTGTTCTCCCAAATGTCTGGGCTCAGCAGCTTTCCATAGCTATGGAGGAATGTTCCATAACCCCTTCCTGTATCCTTGACTAAATCTAGAATCTGAAGGTGTTAAGTACTTCTGCTTGCTTGGTTGccgtcccccccccaccccccacccccgcagaaGAAATTCATCAGGCTTATTCCTTTCACAGAAACTGTTGCAAGATTAGCAGAGTGCTATCCTGACTTAAGGGTCAAGTACTAACTCCTTTATTCTATTTACCATCAggcctttctttatattttttaccTCCCTGAGCATAGGATTTGGCTCCATCATTACATTGCCTGGTGCTTTTTCTTCTCAAATTGTGcgatttatatttctctttgcctgcccttttccttttcattgtagaTCTGCATAACCACACAACAAAGTCTATGCTGTCTTGAATCTCCTCTCCAATGCCATTAATACAAACCACTTCAAGTTAGCTTCTGGAAGATCttttggacaagggcaaaaaagcagccacattctttggcAAAATATCACAATGGTCTTTAGGCCAGctgctaatatttttttttcctctgactcTCTTGAGCTGAGCCCCCACAGTCCACATCGGCCTCATTATCACTGtcttccctgttcctgctaggaTGGCTCAGTAAGCCTCACTAAAGTGTTTGAATGCACTTCTAAGTCCAAAGTTCCATTCTTCCATATTCCTTCAACAAACATGGTCAGGTAGTATTTCTTGGTACTTACTTAtgttttagttactgttctattggtGTGAGGAGACGCCATGACTAAGgaaacttttataaaaagaaagcatttaattagggatTTATTTACAGTTCGGGCTGTTCCATTATCATCACATAGGTGAGTTGgtgacaggcagacaggcatagtaatggagcagctgagagcttacatctgatctgCAAGGTGCAGGCTGATCAAGAGGcactgggcctggcatgagcttttgaaacctcaaagaccacccttggcaacacacttcctccaacggggccatatctcctaatccttctactcctcaaacagtgccactccttggtgactaagcattcaaacataatAACCTATTGGGggcactctcattcaaaccaccacaccatgtgACAGCTTTTTAGAAATGAACCTATGTAAATCTAATCTATTATAAGAGTTTTCTCCCTGAAATTCTGTGCATTCCCTTTCTATGGAGAAAGTCTGGGACTTGACAAAAACTGTAAGAGGTACCTGCCTCCAAAAAAGTGAGGAAAAACAGGCATAGAAGACTTGCACTTCTATAAGTATCAGGACTTATGTCTGgtcactgagaaaaacaaaccagTGCTCCCTCACAGAGTTTCTAGCACCAAGTCCAGAGTCCTGTGCAAACAGGGCTACATCTCCATATGTGTAGTGGACAAGTTACTGAACGGCTCCTTAGCACAGTGTAGAAGAAATGGCAATAGGATAGGAGTGTTACACTACAGACGTGAAAGAAAACCTTGAATCATAGAAGGCTGAAATCAGATAATTTTGAATACATTAAAATAGTCACATggcaaaaatgtcaaaaatttgGAATTCAACATCTGCTGAGTGGGTGAGGtggcacacctataatcccagactCCAGTGCCTCACTcaggcaggaagacaggcatccaaggccagcctgggctacacagggctcaaacaaataaacactgaCATTTGCCAAACTGTAAGAAAAACATCTGTTAAACATTAAAAAGTGCTAATTCTGCTCAAATAGCACAGTATACACATCAGTAAAACCAATTCTGTGCTATAGGAGAGTGGGTTAACTGCCTTATCCTGTCTGGCAATCAGTTTATGGCAAGAAGTTTTAAAGCTAGCTTTAAGACTAACTTCATTCCCTTTTTTAGATCTCAGCACCTGAATGAGCCAAATGGAACAGAAAGTAAAGATGCTGAGGTTCAGATCAGCATGGTGCACCAGGAGAGCCCTAGCTAAGTAAGTTCTGACACAACCACAGCAGCAGAGTGTCACAGCAGAGTGCCGCAGCAGAGCACCTTCCTAGCATCCACCTCAGAACCACAAACTACAAAGCACACATAGCTGTCCACAACACAGAGCAACTCTAGGCCAATCTTGGCTCTGCATACTGTTCCCTCACCACCCTGAATCCATCTGCTATAAGGACTACCTGGCTATCTGGCTTCACAATGGGTTCAAAAGGCTGGCAGGAAGTACCAGTGACAGGTAAAAGGCAGCTATTTCCTTTCCTGGCTCAGCCCTGGCATGTCCAGCCTGAAGGCTCCTGTGTCCTCAGGCTCCAACAGACATTCCTAACCTCACTTGTCCTGCATGGGCTGGGGT includes:
- the Mrps25 gene encoding 28S ribosomal protein S25, mitochondrial; the encoded protein is MPMKGRFPIRRTLQYLGRGDVVFKESVKVMTVNYNTYGELGEGARKFVFFNIPQIQYKNPWVQIMLFKNMTPSPFLRFYLDSGEQVLVDVETKSNKEIMEHIKKILGKKEETLREEELEKQQRFHPGNFGPRKYCLRECMCEVEGQVPCPGLVPLPKEMTGKYKAALKAST